One window of the Methanococcus voltae genome contains the following:
- a CDS encoding Nif3-like dinuclear metal center hexameric protein, translated as MVTAAEIIEHIEKYAPKELAIPGDNIGIQVCGSKNSKINKIGIALDPSLSVIEKALENNIDFLFTHHPIMKDPVRTFQGPLYEKLKILMCNNIVLYSAHTNLDICKDGLNDELAKLFNLKDVNNLYENGLGRLGTFNGSFEDIISITQQNICKSPEIVFCNNLTSREKNGLKVAVLSGYGLSQKSIEYVSKVADVYISGDLTHHSKILAEESNLCVIDGTHYGTEVYGLKKFMDKLKELDCTVISLDF; from the coding sequence ATGGTTACAGCAGCAGAAATTATAGAACATATTGAAAAATATGCCCCTAAAGAATTAGCAATTCCTGGAGATAATATAGGAATACAAGTTTGTGGCTCAAAAAACTCAAAAATAAATAAAATAGGAATTGCATTAGACCCTTCGTTGAGTGTTATTGAAAAAGCACTAGAAAATAATATAGATTTCTTATTTACTCATCATCCTATCATGAAAGACCCCGTAAGGACTTTCCAAGGTCCTTTATATGAAAAATTAAAAATATTAATGTGTAATAATATAGTATTGTATTCCGCACATACCAACTTAGATATCTGTAAGGATGGATTAAATGATGAATTAGCAAAATTATTCAATTTAAAAGATGTAAATAATTTATATGAAAATGGGCTTGGTAGATTAGGAACTTTTAACGGTAGTTTTGAAGATATTATATCGATTACTCAGCAAAATATATGTAAAAGCCCTGAAATAGTATTTTGTAATAATTTAACTAGCAGAGAGAAAAACGGGTTAAAAGTAGCAGTTTTATCAGGTTATGGGCTATCTCAAAAAAGCATAGAATATGTGAGTAAAGTTGCAGACGTTTATATATCTGGAGATTTGACCCATCATTCTAAAATATTAGCTGAAGAATCAAATTTGTGCGTTATAGATGGGACACATTACGGAACCGAAGTTTACGGGCTAAAGAAGTTTATGGATAAATTAAAAGAACTAGACTGCACGGTAATATCATTAGATTTTTAA
- the hisE gene encoding phosphoribosyl-ATP diphosphatase — MESNQNIIKEVYSVIQSRMSEKPEGSYVVSLATDSKKSSINKICEKIGEESAEVILAAKDGEKSEIIYESADLIFHTLVLLSKYEISYEELEEEFKKRMK, encoded by the coding sequence ATGGAATCAAATCAAAATATTATAAAAGAAGTTTATAGTGTAATCCAAAGTAGAATGTCCGAAAAACCTGAAGGTTCTTATGTAGTTAGTTTAGCAACAGATAGTAAAAAGAGTTCCATTAATAAAATATGTGAAAAAATTGGTGAGGAATCCGCAGAAGTTATATTAGCTGCCAAAGATGGAGAAAAATCAGAAATAATATACGAATCCGCAGATTTAATATTTCACACCCTAGTTTTACTTTCTAAATATGAAATATCTTACGAAGAACTTGAAGAAGAGTTTAAGAAAAGAATGAAGTAA
- a CDS encoding CBS domain-containing protein, which yields MELTIVQKEILQELILIYKQKNKAVKGTEIAKNLSRNPGTIRNQMQALRALGLVDGVPGPKGGYIPTSDTYRSLGLELDEKIKIPIYKGNKKIKNVNVTQIIFDTVTQEKSCSSKIYINGDTKQFSEGDLVRVGPTLHNKIVIMGNIVGRDDINHILLIDVLGVISVPNIDVGSIGLKENLIIMDSGKTVRDAAKLLSENSISGIPILHDGELKGIVSLHDIAKALVENKENERIDTIMTKDIWTINQYEKIYDALVKMETENIGRLVIVDDDENIVGMLTRTDILNLIEGTIYPKLTEL from the coding sequence TTGGAACTTACTATTGTTCAAAAGGAAATATTACAAGAATTAATTTTAATATATAAGCAAAAAAATAAGGCAGTTAAAGGAACAGAAATTGCCAAAAATTTAAGTAGAAATCCAGGTACTATTAGGAATCAAATGCAAGCTTTAAGAGCTTTAGGGTTAGTTGATGGAGTACCGGGTCCTAAAGGCGGTTACATACCAACAAGTGATACATACAGGTCTTTAGGATTAGAATTGGATGAAAAAATAAAGATTCCAATATATAAAGGTAATAAAAAAATAAAAAACGTAAATGTTACTCAAATAATATTTGATACAGTAACACAGGAAAAATCCTGCTCCTCTAAAATATATATAAATGGGGATACCAAACAATTCTCAGAAGGAGATTTAGTTCGAGTAGGACCCACACTACATAATAAAATTGTAATTATGGGTAATATCGTAGGAAGAGACGATATAAACCATATTTTACTAATAGATGTTTTAGGCGTAATTAGCGTTCCAAATATCGATGTGGGAAGTATTGGATTAAAAGAAAACCTAATAATCATGGATTCTGGAAAAACAGTACGAGATGCCGCCAAATTACTATCTGAAAATAGTATTAGTGGAATACCAATATTGCATGATGGAGAATTAAAAGGTATCGTTAGTTTACATGATATTGCAAAAGCATTAGTGGAAAATAAAGAAAATGAAAGAATAGATACAATAATGACTAAAGATATATGGACCATTAACCAGTACGAAAAAATATACGATGCTTTAGTTAAAATGGAGACTGAAAATATCGGTAGATTAGTTATCGTAGACGACGATGAAAATATCGTAGGCATGTTAACACGAACAGACATCTTAAACTTAATAGAAGGTACAATCTACCCAAAATTAACCGAATTATAG
- a CDS encoding HemK2/MTQ2 family protein methyltransferase, with the protein MNRIEIIKVNGLKIKTHPKVYIPAEDSELLCKNLKDVKNKTVLDIGTGSGIQALSAFKNGAKYVLGVDINPYAIKTAYDNLKSNFDIKITDKLNIRFIYGDLFNTIEKSKIKKFDVIIFNAPYLPTSEDEKLEKYLNYAFDGGLNGRIVLDRFINELPKYLKKGGAVKILQSSLTNEEKTISKLKTVGIIAEKIDIEKYPFEELQLISGTYAENRN; encoded by the coding sequence ATGAACAGAATAGAAATTATAAAAGTAAATGGTTTAAAAATAAAAACACATCCTAAAGTCTATATACCTGCAGAAGATAGCGAATTATTGTGTAAAAATCTAAAAGATGTTAAAAATAAAACAGTTTTAGATATTGGAACAGGTTCTGGCATACAGGCATTGAGTGCATTTAAAAATGGAGCTAAATATGTATTAGGTGTTGATATAAACCCTTATGCTATAAAAACGGCTTATGATAATTTAAAATCAAATTTTGATATAAAAATAACTGATAAGTTAAATATCCGATTTATATATGGGGATTTATTTAATACTATAGAAAAATCAAAAATTAAGAAATTTGATGTTATTATATTTAATGCTCCTTATCTACCAACCTCAGAAGATGAAAAATTGGAAAAATATCTTAATTATGCTTTTGATGGCGGTTTAAACGGTAGAATAGTTTTAGACAGATTTATAAATGAACTTCCAAAATATTTAAAAAAAGGAGGGGCTGTTAAAATATTACAATCCTCCCTAACTAACGAAGAAAAAACTATATCAAAATTAAAGACCGTTGGAATAATTGCTGAAAAAATAGATATTGAAAAATACCCTTTTGAAGAATTACAATTAATATCTGGAACTTATGCAGAAAATAGAAACTAA